In Bacteroides coprosuis DSM 18011, the following are encoded in one genomic region:
- a CDS encoding putative thiol-disulfide isomerase and thioredoxin (KEGG: pdi:BDI_3510 putative thiol-disulfide isomerase and thioredoxin~SPTR: Redox-active disulfide protein 2;~IMG reference gene:2504107339~TIGRFAM: small redox-active disulfide protein 2), translated as MEIIVLGTGCTKCKNLFNLIQKVAQENNVEVHLSKLEDMAQILQYNVLSLPAVVVDGKVVLKGVMPTENQVKEILKIG; from the coding sequence ATGGAAATTATAGTTCTCGGTACTGGTTGCACCAAGTGCAAAAACCTATTCAACTTAATTCAAAAAGTTGCTCAAGAAAACAACGTAGAAGTCCATCTTTCTAAACTTGAAGATATGGCTCAAATTTTGCAATACAATGTTCTTTCACTTCCAGCTGTTGTAGTTGATGGAAAGGTTGTACTTAAAGGGGTTATGCCTACTGAAAATCAAGTAAAAGAGATTTTAAAAATAGGATAA
- a CDS encoding hypothetical protein (COGs: COG1649 conserved hypothetical protein~KEGG: bfs:BF1924 hypothetical protein~SPTR: Putative uncharacterized protein;~IMG reference gene:2504107343~PFAM: Uncharacterised BCR, COG1649; Domain of unknown function (DUF1083)), with amino-acid sequence MKKIGLCITFTLTCILAMAQNNLFNKYEQVLTPPKGYVCYRVAENLKIDGKLQEASWKQTIPTDNFVDIQGDSFPTPSQDTYVKMLWDDDYFYVGAVLQEENIVAHLSQRDTIIYYDNDFEVFINPDGSGLNYFEIENNAKGVIFDLMLNKAYRSGGKFLVQWDCPGLKLAVHREGTLNDSSDKDKLWSVEMAIPHQAITLDFNNPLKAGNTWRVNFSRVQWLKKNGPEENWVWSPTGEIDMHMPDRWGFVYLSDKVVGQATETFQYPYHMGVYKLLWALFYAQKDFYEKEKNYIRNEDYFFLTHREKEGLPKGSQIKVEATTHTFNMSISIPEENICYTVDEDGKFSIVKIESREVKNWVWARINKDKSEIEYRNWFALLKNCGISGVLFEGYNETVYRLCKEAGLEAHYWKWTMNRSELLNTHPDWFAVNRKGESSYNKPAYVDYYRFLCPNHEGVSQYLAQDYIKEANLPYVDGVHLDYIRFPDVILPVGLWKNYGIEQTSELPEYDYCYCDVCRSKFKEQTGKDPLEIKYPMEDQSWISFRLDAITNVVNDIARELKAENISVSSAVFPGPSMAKKMVRQDWGNWTLDAYFPMIYNGFYYEGTAWIGRSVKESVQTINGRAKIYAGLMFGDIKDSFEEALDAAFDNGASGVSFFDGPSEEYLLKFKTYIDKRGFIVK; translated from the coding sequence ATGAAAAAAATAGGTTTGTGCATCACTTTTACTCTGACTTGCATTTTAGCAATGGCACAAAACAATTTATTTAATAAATATGAGCAAGTACTAACTCCTCCAAAAGGGTATGTATGCTATCGTGTAGCAGAGAATCTAAAGATAGATGGAAAACTGCAAGAAGCTTCTTGGAAACAAACGATACCTACAGACAACTTTGTGGATATTCAAGGAGACAGCTTCCCTACTCCAAGCCAAGACACGTATGTAAAGATGCTATGGGATGATGATTATTTCTATGTTGGAGCTGTATTACAAGAAGAAAATATAGTAGCTCACCTCTCACAGCGAGATACTATCATATATTATGATAATGATTTTGAGGTATTTATAAATCCAGATGGAAGTGGACTAAATTATTTTGAAATAGAGAACAATGCTAAGGGAGTCATCTTCGACCTAATGCTTAATAAGGCATATCGTTCAGGAGGAAAATTCTTAGTTCAGTGGGACTGCCCTGGTTTAAAACTTGCTGTACACCGAGAAGGTACACTAAATGATTCTTCCGACAAAGACAAACTATGGAGTGTAGAAATGGCTATTCCTCACCAAGCAATCACCCTTGACTTTAATAATCCTCTAAAAGCAGGTAATACTTGGCGAGTTAATTTTTCACGTGTACAATGGTTAAAGAAAAATGGACCCGAAGAAAACTGGGTATGGAGTCCTACCGGAGAGATTGATATGCATATGCCAGATCGTTGGGGCTTTGTCTATTTGTCTGATAAGGTTGTTGGTCAAGCAACAGAAACATTCCAATATCCTTATCATATGGGAGTGTATAAACTTCTTTGGGCTCTATTTTATGCTCAAAAAGACTTTTATGAGAAAGAGAAAAACTACATCAGAAATGAAGATTATTTCTTCTTAACGCATAGAGAAAAAGAAGGATTACCTAAGGGTTCCCAGATTAAGGTAGAAGCAACCACTCACACATTTAATATGAGTATTTCAATACCAGAGGAAAACATCTGCTATACTGTTGATGAAGATGGCAAATTTAGTATAGTCAAAATAGAGTCTCGTGAAGTTAAGAACTGGGTTTGGGCTCGAATTAATAAAGATAAAAGTGAGATAGAATACCGTAATTGGTTTGCACTACTTAAAAATTGTGGAATCAGTGGAGTTCTTTTTGAAGGGTATAATGAGACAGTCTATCGCCTATGTAAAGAGGCTGGTCTGGAAGCCCACTATTGGAAGTGGACCATGAATAGATCTGAGCTTTTAAACACTCACCCTGATTGGTTTGCAGTAAATCGCAAAGGAGAATCTTCCTATAATAAACCTGCCTATGTTGATTATTATAGGTTCCTTTGTCCCAACCATGAGGGAGTTTCTCAATATTTAGCACAAGATTATATAAAGGAAGCAAATCTGCCTTATGTGGATGGTGTCCATCTAGACTATATTCGTTTTCCTGATGTTATTCTTCCCGTAGGACTATGGAAAAACTATGGTATCGAACAAACTTCTGAACTTCCAGAATACGACTATTGCTATTGTGATGTTTGCCGTAGTAAGTTTAAAGAACAGACAGGCAAAGATCCTCTAGAAATTAAATACCCAATGGAAGATCAATCGTGGATTAGTTTCCGACTTGATGCTATTACTAATGTTGTAAATGACATAGCACGAGAATTAAAAGCAGAAAATATTAGCGTTTCAAGTGCTGTCTTCCCAGGCCCTTCGATGGCTAAAAAGATGGTTCGTCAAGATTGGGGTAATTGGACTTTGGATGCCTATTTTCCTATGATTTACAATGGATTTTATTATGAAGGCACAGCATGGATAGGGCGTTCTGTCAAAGAAAGTGTTCAAACCATTAATGGTAGAGCTAAAATTTATGCAGGACTTATGTTTGGAGATATTAAAGACTCCTTTGAAGAAGCTTTAGACGCTGCATTTGATAATGGAGCATCGGGAGTATCCTTTTTTGATGGTCCAAGCGAAGAATACCTCCTTAAGTTTAAGACCTATATTGATAAAAGAGGTTTTATTGTAAAATAA
- a CDS encoding hypothetical protein (KEGG: cpi:Cpin_1894 hypothetical protein~SPTR: Putative uncharacterized protein;~IMG reference gene:2504107342) produces MKNLHKNVSKLSLAFLLLVGCSDFESVNKDPNAADIDQVKVEYSINKSITDAQQNPEVAERAFVLSWMGAARMQDPNNSGGLTVGSYSDDWHSNYYNNISSWMSSITQAIHIADLKMEGSLNSHDQKVIPNLKQVARIWRVYLMSEFTDCFGAMPIEAFNGKNPEFNSAKEVYYFLLKELKEAAEELDLEVQVNDTEKESDRAYKFDFAKWKKYANSMRMRLAMRLSEVDPAKAQAEFEDAVKGEYIAELADNFAIQERDGWDPLAGVMTREWNSFPVSATINNLIVNLGGISSEEALSNRPNAILLKGNIKPNDYMGIRYDKHMTLLTNDPAKGFWYDGLHHTIDPRAYELYQIPGDFTDENYCTYPTYNSNYKVVKRKLLKDQEDKEGLVELDATYTWNASACGEWGDKGSLNKMWYWPWALPNLKLYYRNHTNKRIFFAAWESYFLIAEAAVRQWNVPMDGKSAYETGIRKNFDHFGITQYVGKYLASESYNNVGTSVKWEHTTAATAKEMTMIDGYTNKEAKYTYEYPDGTKSLYGKPLNDQLSKIITQKYLANVPYLPLEGWSDYRRLALPFMETPAVEKPIQEMPTLTSSNYDKQTIKFFPQRMKFPSILENSNPEGYKKAVELLGGPDDVFTPMWWAKH; encoded by the coding sequence ATGAAAAATTTACATAAAAACGTATCTAAGCTCTCCTTAGCTTTCCTATTATTGGTAGGTTGTTCAGACTTTGAAAGTGTAAACAAAGATCCCAATGCTGCTGATATAGATCAAGTTAAAGTAGAGTACTCAATAAATAAATCAATAACTGATGCTCAACAAAATCCAGAAGTTGCAGAACGAGCTTTTGTTCTGTCTTGGATGGGGGCAGCACGTATGCAAGACCCCAATAATAGTGGAGGTTTAACTGTGGGTTCTTATAGTGATGACTGGCACTCCAACTACTATAATAACATATCAAGCTGGATGAGTTCAATTACTCAAGCAATCCATATTGCCGATTTAAAAATGGAAGGATCTTTGAACTCGCATGATCAAAAAGTAATTCCTAATTTAAAGCAAGTGGCACGTATATGGCGTGTATACTTAATGAGTGAGTTTACAGATTGCTTTGGCGCCATGCCAATTGAGGCTTTTAATGGTAAAAACCCTGAGTTTAATTCGGCAAAAGAAGTGTATTACTTCCTTTTAAAAGAGCTAAAAGAAGCAGCTGAAGAATTAGATTTAGAAGTGCAAGTGAATGATACAGAAAAAGAATCTGATCGTGCCTATAAGTTTGACTTTGCAAAATGGAAAAAATATGCAAACTCAATGCGAATGAGATTGGCTATGCGCTTAAGTGAGGTTGATCCCGCAAAAGCACAAGCAGAATTTGAAGATGCAGTAAAAGGTGAATATATTGCAGAATTAGCAGATAACTTTGCTATTCAAGAAAGAGATGGTTGGGATCCTCTAGCAGGAGTTATGACGCGCGAATGGAATAGTTTTCCAGTATCAGCAACCATCAATAATTTAATTGTTAATCTAGGAGGTATCAGTTCTGAAGAAGCTCTAAGTAATCGTCCAAATGCTATTCTTTTAAAAGGAAATATCAAACCAAATGATTATATGGGAATCAGATATGACAAACATATGACCTTGCTTACTAATGATCCAGCTAAAGGATTCTGGTATGATGGTTTACACCACACTATTGACCCAAGAGCCTATGAGCTTTATCAAATTCCTGGAGATTTTACAGATGAAAATTATTGTACTTATCCCACTTATAACAGCAACTATAAGGTAGTAAAACGTAAATTGCTAAAAGACCAAGAGGACAAAGAAGGTTTAGTAGAGCTCGATGCTACATATACATGGAATGCCTCTGCTTGTGGAGAATGGGGTGATAAAGGATCTTTAAATAAAATGTGGTATTGGCCTTGGGCTTTGCCAAATTTAAAACTCTATTATCGTAACCATACAAATAAGAGAATATTCTTTGCAGCATGGGAATCTTATTTCCTAATAGCTGAAGCAGCTGTGAGACAATGGAACGTTCCTATGGATGGTAAATCTGCTTATGAAACAGGTATCCGTAAAAACTTTGATCACTTTGGCATCACTCAATATGTAGGTAAATATTTAGCATCTGAAAGCTATAATAATGTGGGTACCTCTGTAAAGTGGGAACATACTACGGCAGCAACAGCCAAAGAAATGACAATGATTGATGGATATACAAATAAAGAAGCCAAATACACTTATGAATACCCCGATGGTACAAAATCGTTGTATGGTAAACCTCTTAATGATCAACTATCCAAAATTATCACTCAAAAGTATTTAGCAAATGTCCCTTATCTTCCACTTGAAGGTTGGAGTGACTACCGTCGTTTAGCACTTCCTTTCATGGAAACTCCCGCAGTAGAAAAGCCAATACAGGAGATGCCTACTTTAACCTCTAGTAACTACGATAAGCAAACCATCAAATTCTTTCCTCAGCGTATGAAATTCCCTTCCATACTAGAAAATAGTAATCCTGAAGGTTATAAGAAGGCTGTAGAATTATTGGGTGGTCCTGATGACGTATTTACTCCTATGTGGTGGGCTAAACATTAA
- a CDS encoding hypothetical protein (KEGG: sez:Sez_0652 DNA transport late competence protein ComEC~SPTR: Putative glycosyltransferase;~IMG reference gene:2504107344) produces MNILFGDVPISKMGPALFKTTKLTITCFILYLLSGLFYSVMPEIYFLMQLAIITVLSSIFCVKIFKHKELDVSIVLVLALMLFTFGLDVNYYFKPAFL; encoded by the coding sequence ATGAATATACTTTTCGGAGATGTACCCATAAGCAAAATGGGGCCAGCTTTATTTAAAACGACGAAGCTTACGATTACCTGTTTTATATTGTATTTGCTTTCAGGGCTGTTCTATTCTGTTATGCCCGAAATTTACTTTCTGATGCAACTTGCTATTATTACAGTTCTATCCTCTATCTTTTGCGTCAAAATATTTAAACATAAAGAATTAGACGTATCCATAGTACTTGTGCTAGCCCTTATGCTTTTCACTTTTGGCTTGGACGTAAACTATTACTTTAAACCAGCCTTTTTATAA
- a CDS encoding TonB-dependent receptor plug (COGs: COG1629 Outer membrane receptor protein mostly Fe transport~InterPro IPR012910:IPR000531~KEGG: bvu:BVU_0571 hypothetical protein~PFAM: TonB-dependent receptor, plug; TonB-dependent receptor, beta-barrel~SPTR: Putative uncharacterized protein;~IMG reference gene:2504107341~PFAM: TonB dependent receptor; TonB-dependent Receptor Plug Domain~TIGRFAM: TonB-dependent outer membrane receptor, SusC/RagA subfamily, signature region; TonB-linked outer membrane protein, SusC/RagA family): MVESNYFKKLSVLLFCALLGSFSMPYASANNESQLAVEQTGSVKGVVTDASGPIIGAVVKVKDTSNGTLTDIDGVFALSNVPKGAIIEVAYIGYEAVSIEYTGQQEIRIEMKEESQMLSEVVVTALGIKREKRAIGYSMQEMKGDEIVQARESNIANALSGKISGLQITRSGNGPGASSKITLRGNNSITGLNQPLIVVDGVPMENFTGAANNDFWNPSADMGNGISDINSDDIASMSVLKGASAAALYGARAGNGVILITTKSGRKTEGLGITISSSVSAETVFMSPKRQNSFGQGSLGVYDKDSGASWGPLIEGQTYEKWDGSESKMRSFNNVNNYFKTGVNLTETFSFSQQYKTTAIYSSLSRMDDRSKIPGSKLSRTSMTTRATSHFGKDERWTLDTKIQYIKSKADNRPISGKNDSNSFLAMYLLPRSMDIRDFKAAVRPDNTMLWFGTSQQINPYWLENHRVNSDTRDRFLVNGSLKYQFTSWLNAELRAGSDMYYTDYDNKTYWGSSMVNRYSIQQERFFENNFSFLVTAQKDNIIGRWGGNLALGGNLMHRRHKSMSTGVELVVPDLFSINNSKNKPDVEQRYSEKKINSIYGTGQVNYDGWAFLDLTFRNDWSSTMSKKNRSFFYPSVSTSWVISDMLEKIDKPLPSWFTYAKVRASFAEVGNDLDPYQLYNTYYIGQAPDGSTTANQNEILYNEDVRSELIKSWEVGTELRFLQNRLGFDFSWYKTNATRQLLNIPMDGLSGFKSRKINAGNIENKGIELMVNARPIQTASGFNWDIMVNFSKNKNRIIELYKSPEEEISLYTLGGYDNLQVYARAGGNYGEIWGTRLKRVEDKNSPHYGKLITENGLPTSSTEKEKIGDQQAKALMGITNTFTYKGWSLSFLIDARFGGDIFSGTLQMMEQSGTSNKTVVNGQRPNMVIDGVYVDESGAYQPNTTEITTQQYWETVTSRGNLGVGEVNMYSATNVRLRNLALNYAFSKSLLKNTPFTQVKLGVSCNNVWMLKSKMNGIDPESIYATSTNATGFEFGSSPTSRTYLFNVTLGF; this comes from the coding sequence ATGGTAGAAAGTAACTATTTTAAAAAACTATCGGTTCTACTATTTTGTGCATTATTAGGATCTTTCAGTATGCCATACGCATCTGCTAATAATGAATCACAACTAGCTGTAGAACAAACAGGATCTGTTAAAGGTGTTGTAACAGATGCCTCAGGGCCTATTATAGGTGCAGTAGTTAAAGTAAAAGACACTAGTAATGGAACATTAACAGACATCGATGGAGTCTTTGCATTAAGCAATGTACCCAAAGGGGCTATAATTGAAGTAGCTTATATTGGATACGAAGCAGTATCAATTGAGTATACGGGTCAACAAGAAATTCGTATCGAAATGAAAGAAGAGTCGCAAATGTTATCAGAAGTTGTGGTTACAGCTTTGGGTATTAAACGCGAAAAGAGAGCTATAGGATACTCTATGCAAGAAATGAAAGGAGATGAAATTGTACAAGCTCGAGAATCAAATATTGCCAATGCCCTTTCAGGAAAGATCTCGGGATTACAAATTACTCGTTCAGGTAATGGACCGGGTGCTTCTTCTAAAATAACTCTTCGTGGAAATAACTCTATTACAGGTCTAAATCAACCCCTTATTGTAGTTGATGGTGTTCCTATGGAAAACTTTACAGGAGCTGCAAATAATGACTTCTGGAACCCTTCTGCTGATATGGGTAATGGTATTTCTGATATTAACTCAGATGACATTGCTTCTATGTCTGTATTAAAAGGAGCTTCAGCTGCTGCTCTTTATGGTGCACGTGCTGGTAATGGTGTTATCTTAATAACAACTAAGTCTGGACGAAAGACAGAAGGTTTAGGTATAACTATCTCAAGCTCTGTCTCTGCTGAAACAGTATTTATGTCTCCTAAAAGACAAAACTCCTTTGGACAAGGTAGCTTAGGTGTTTATGATAAAGACTCAGGCGCAAGCTGGGGACCACTTATTGAAGGACAAACTTATGAGAAATGGGATGGCAGTGAGTCAAAAATGCGTTCTTTTAATAATGTGAATAATTATTTTAAGACAGGAGTAAATCTTACTGAAACATTTTCTTTCTCTCAACAATATAAAACAACAGCTATCTATTCCTCTTTATCTCGTATGGATGACCGTAGTAAAATACCAGGGTCAAAACTTTCTCGTACAAGTATGACGACTAGAGCTACTTCTCATTTTGGGAAAGATGAGCGCTGGACTTTAGATACAAAAATTCAATACATAAAATCTAAGGCAGATAACAGACCAATTAGTGGTAAAAATGATTCAAACTCTTTCTTAGCTATGTATTTATTACCTCGTTCAATGGATATCCGCGACTTCAAAGCCGCTGTTCGTCCTGATAATACTATGCTGTGGTTTGGAACTAGCCAACAAATAAACCCTTATTGGTTAGAAAATCATCGTGTTAATTCAGATACACGTGATCGTTTCTTAGTTAATGGATCATTAAAATATCAATTTACTTCATGGCTAAATGCTGAGTTGAGAGCAGGTTCGGATATGTATTATACCGATTATGATAATAAAACCTATTGGGGTAGCTCAATGGTCAATCGATATTCTATCCAGCAAGAACGCTTTTTTGAAAACAACTTTAGCTTTTTAGTTACTGCTCAAAAAGACAATATCATAGGACGTTGGGGAGGTAACTTAGCTTTGGGTGGAAACTTAATGCACCGTCGTCATAAATCTATGTCTACTGGTGTAGAATTAGTTGTTCCAGATTTATTTAGCATCAACAACTCTAAAAACAAACCAGATGTAGAACAACGTTATAGCGAAAAGAAGATCAACTCTATCTATGGTACAGGTCAAGTAAATTATGATGGTTGGGCTTTCTTAGATCTAACATTCCGTAACGATTGGTCCTCTACTATGAGTAAGAAGAATCGTTCATTCTTTTATCCTTCAGTATCTACCTCTTGGGTTATTTCTGATATGTTAGAAAAGATAGACAAACCCTTACCTTCTTGGTTTACTTATGCTAAAGTAAGAGCTTCTTTTGCTGAAGTTGGGAATGACTTAGATCCTTATCAGCTATATAACACATATTATATTGGTCAGGCTCCTGATGGTTCAACCACAGCCAATCAAAACGAAATTTTGTATAATGAAGATGTACGTTCTGAGTTGATTAAATCTTGGGAAGTAGGTACTGAACTACGATTTTTACAAAATCGCCTAGGTTTTGATTTCTCTTGGTATAAAACGAATGCTACTCGTCAGTTATTAAATATACCTATGGATGGTTTATCAGGTTTTAAATCTCGTAAAATTAATGCAGGTAATATAGAAAATAAAGGGATTGAGTTGATGGTTAATGCTCGCCCTATACAAACTGCTTCTGGTTTTAATTGGGACATTATGGTAAACTTCTCTAAAAACAAGAACCGTATTATCGAACTTTATAAAAGCCCAGAAGAAGAAATATCTCTTTATACTTTGGGTGGATATGATAATTTACAAGTTTATGCAAGAGCAGGTGGAAACTATGGAGAAATTTGGGGTACTCGCTTAAAACGAGTGGAAGACAAGAACTCTCCTCATTATGGTAAATTAATTACCGAAAATGGATTACCTACTTCTAGCACAGAAAAAGAAAAGATAGGTGACCAACAGGCTAAAGCTCTGATGGGTATTACCAATACTTTTACTTATAAAGGCTGGTCTCTAAGCTTTTTAATTGATGCTCGTTTTGGTGGAGATATTTTCTCGGGTACATTACAAATGATGGAGCAATCGGGTACATCCAATAAAACAGTGGTTAATGGTCAGCGACCTAATATGGTTATCGATGGTGTATATGTAGACGAAAGTGGAGCTTACCAACCCAATACAACAGAAATTACGACACAACAATATTGGGAAACCGTCACTTCAAGAGGAAATTTAGGTGTAGGAGAAGTCAATATGTATAGTGCTACAAATGTTCGTTTACGTAACTTAGCGCTAAATTATGCGTTTAGTAAATCACTACTTAAGAATACTCCATTTACACAAGTGAAGTTAGGAGTCTCCTGTAATAATGTATGGATGCTAAAAAGTAAAATGAATGGTATCGACCCTGAATCCATATATGCAACAAGTACCAATGCTACTGGTTTTGAATTTGGTAGTTCGCCAACTTCACGAACTTATTTATTTAATGTAACACTTGGTTTCTAA
- a CDS encoding Protein of unknown function DUF318, transmembrane (COGs: COG0701 permease~InterPro IPR005524~KEGG: pdi:BDI_3511 hypothetical protein~PFAM: Protein of unknown function DUF318, transmembrane~SPTR: Putative uncharacterized protein;~IMG reference gene:2504107340~PFAM: Predicted permease) has translation MDKQKELKILGVILFVFLGFFFLPLQSETFQTALWATLDLAKWYAQEHVILCLLPAFFIAGVIAVFISQGSVIKYFGANAKKWVSYSIAAVSGTILAVCSCTILPLFSSIHKRGAGLGPAIAFLYSGPAISILSIILTARILGFEMGMARMGFAISFSVIIGMAMSFIYRKEERIKKEEQMVLTGDPEQRPLKQTATVFFTLVLILVFVNWGAPMKSDTGIWSWIFSNKWIITGVLSGILSVSLVKILKIKWTWVATSVLATIVSALLAQHYVSNSKLAPLIPMSVAIAALAVMTLNDKKNTENGEWTIASWGFAKQIMPLLALGVLVAGFLLGSYHDDVALNGVIPNAWIEWAVGGNSLLSNFLASFVGAFMYFATLTEVPIIQGLIASGMGKGPAMALLLAGPSLSLPNLLVIRKVLGTEKTLVYLVLVIILSTLAGYLYGSVF, from the coding sequence ATGGATAAGCAGAAAGAATTAAAAATACTAGGTGTTATACTTTTCGTATTTCTTGGATTCTTCTTCCTCCCTTTGCAGAGTGAAACTTTTCAAACTGCTCTATGGGCGACCTTAGATTTGGCAAAATGGTATGCTCAGGAGCACGTTATACTATGCCTCCTACCTGCCTTTTTTATAGCAGGAGTTATTGCAGTATTTATCAGTCAAGGTTCCGTCATTAAATACTTTGGAGCAAATGCAAAGAAGTGGGTATCCTACTCGATAGCTGCTGTATCAGGAACGATATTAGCAGTATGCTCTTGCACTATTTTACCGCTCTTTTCGAGCATTCATAAAAGAGGTGCTGGATTGGGACCTGCAATAGCATTCCTTTACTCTGGCCCTGCCATTAGTATTTTATCTATCATTCTTACAGCCCGAATATTGGGCTTTGAAATGGGTATGGCTAGAATGGGATTTGCCATTTCCTTCTCTGTTATTATAGGAATGGCAATGTCTTTTATCTATCGCAAGGAAGAAAGGATAAAAAAGGAAGAACAGATGGTTTTAACTGGCGATCCGGAGCAAAGACCTCTCAAACAAACAGCTACAGTATTCTTTACGCTAGTGCTTATATTGGTATTTGTAAACTGGGGAGCACCAATGAAATCTGATACGGGTATATGGTCATGGATTTTTAGTAACAAATGGATTATCACAGGGGTTTTGAGTGGGATACTTTCCGTTTCACTCGTGAAAATTCTGAAGATAAAATGGACATGGGTTGCTACTTCAGTGTTGGCTACTATAGTTTCGGCTCTACTTGCTCAACATTATGTTAGTAACTCTAAGTTAGCTCCACTGATCCCAATGTCAGTGGCCATAGCAGCTTTAGCTGTAATGACACTTAATGATAAGAAAAATACAGAAAATGGAGAGTGGACTATCGCATCATGGGGGTTTGCAAAACAGATCATGCCTCTTCTTGCTTTAGGAGTTTTAGTGGCTGGATTCTTATTGGGTTCTTATCACGACGATGTAGCACTCAATGGAGTAATACCCAATGCTTGGATTGAATGGGCTGTAGGCGGCAACTCTTTACTTTCCAATTTCTTGGCTAGTTTTGTTGGAGCTTTTATGTATTTTGCAACACTCACAGAAGTTCCTATAATTCAAGGTTTAATAGCTTCAGGCATGGGAAAAGGTCCGGCAATGGCACTCCTTTTAGCTGGTCCATCACTTTCTTTACCCAATCTTCTTGTCATTCGCAAAGTGTTGGGTACAGAGAAGACTCTAGTTTACCTAGTTCTTGTAATCATACTCTCTACTCTTGCTGGCTATTTATATGGTTCCGTGTTTTAA
- a CDS encoding hypothetical protein (KEGG: bmy:Bm1_47810 Zinc finger, ZZ type family protein~SPTR: Putative uncharacterized protein;~IMG reference gene:2504107345), whose protein sequence is MICMFTKQDLMSNIVTEEKQMKHFYLLFSLFLCLSCSQTRDPNQELRDYLNFNLGGTHYEIVHVEEPDSSYSPLSSLLGSRYYMRDTNMKFQLRHKQLIVDDVTNNHWSDDLQLTMQKSDSIIKKYHKAAQQEYAKYLLPKREQPIPNCKIRKATLIISGDTVHGQFFYNADGKTIGHCITRIEKYMNDVEEEYKKWGLIRYSAELDLEKLASEHRH, encoded by the coding sequence ATGATCTGTATGTTTACTAAACAAGACCTCATGTCAAACATAGTAACTGAGGAGAAACAAATGAAACATTTTTATTTACTTTTTAGTCTATTTCTGTGCCTTTCATGTTCTCAAACTAGAGATCCAAATCAAGAGTTGAGAGATTATCTTAATTTCAATTTAGGTGGCACCCATTACGAGATTGTTCATGTTGAGGAGCCTGATAGTTCCTATTCACCACTTAGCAGCTTGCTGGGTTCTCGTTATTATATGCGAGATACAAATATGAAATTCCAATTAAGGCACAAACAGCTTATTGTAGATGATGTTACTAATAATCATTGGAGCGATGATTTACAATTGACAATGCAAAAGTCCGATTCTATTATAAAGAAATACCATAAAGCTGCTCAGCAAGAGTATGCTAAATATCTGCTTCCTAAGCGTGAACAGCCTATTCCAAATTGTAAAATAAGAAAAGCCACCCTTATAATCAGTGGTGATACGGTACATGGACAATTTTTCTATAATGCAGATGGCAAAACAATAGGTCACTGCATCACTCGCATCGAAAAATATATGAATGATGTAGAAGAAGAATATAAAAAATGGGGACTTATACGCTATAGTGCCGAGCTAGATCTAGAAAAACTAGCTAGTGAGCACAGGCATTAA